ATGAGTCAGGGTGAGCCGAACGGCGAAGGCGAGCGCGGCGTGATCGTCAATACGGCGTCGGTCGCCGCTTACGATGGCCAGATGGGACAGGCCGCCTACGCGGCATCGAAAGGCGGCGTGGCCAGCCTGACGCTGCCGGTCGCGCGGGATCTCTCGCGCAGCGGTATTCGCGTGATGACCATCGCGCCGGGCATTTTCGAAACACCGATGATGCTCGCCATGCCCGCCGAAGTGCAGGCGTCGCTCGGCCAGATGGTGCCGTTTCCGCCGCGACTCGGTCGGCCCGCCGAATACGCAATGCTGGTCGAACAGATCGTGCGCAACCCGATGCTGAACGGCGAAGTGATCCGTCTGGACGGCGCGATTCGCATGCAGCCGAAATAGCGCATCGGCGGTCGGTAAAGCGCAGGGAATGGCGCGAATGACGCGCTGTGCACACTTTGTCGCAGCGCACCAAAAAGTCGTCCGGACTATGACTACAATGGAATGCCGGACGCAGATTGCGGTCGGCTCAAGACGCCGGTTTTCATGCTCCAGCCGGTGCTCAGATGTTCCCCCCGTCGTCCCCCGAGGCAGGAGGCTGGCATGAAATCACTGGCGCAACAGATGTCGTTCTATCAGCGCTATCACCGCAGTCCCAAGAACCGTCTCACGCATTTCTTCGGCGTTCCCATGATCATCCTCGCGGTGATGCAGGCGTTTTCGTGGGTGCCGCTCGGCCCCAGCGGCCTGAACGCGACGCACGTGATCGTGCTGGTCCTGCTGATGTACTACTTCCTGCTCGATGTCCCGCT
The Pandoraea oxalativorans genome window above contains:
- a CDS encoding SDR family NAD(P)-dependent oxidoreductase; this encodes MEIQGNVFLITGGASGLGAAAARWLAGLGAKVVLADVSVDEGEALAEKLGGQFVKCDVTREDDGKAAVAAAQALGTLRGLVNCAGIAIGSKTVGRDGPHPLDAFSRVIQINLIGTFNMIRLAATAMSQGEPNGEGERGVIVNTASVAAYDGQMGQAAYAASKGGVASLTLPVARDLSRSGIRVMTIAPGIFETPMMLAMPAEVQASLGQMVPFPPRLGRPAEYAMLVEQIVRNPMLNGEVIRLDGAIRMQPK